The window GACGTCGTCACCCGCCGGGCCTGGTTCGCGAGATCCGCAGCTACAGGCAAGGCAATCGGAGCTGGAGCATCTGATGGGTGCTGGCCGAGCGGAGCACGCTCTTCCAGCTTCTATTGGTGGTACGGTGACCGGGCGTTGGCTGCATGACAAGCCCAAACGGAGCATCGATCTGCCTTAGATCGGATAGGTGTCGAAACGGGGTAGAGTCGAGACGTGGCGCGGTGGTTTAGGCTGAGCCTATCTGTTTCCGGCCCTTTCGTCTGCCGGTGCCTCAATAGCCCAGCCCTGCTCCGTTTCCACGTCCCGCTCATCGAACCGGACGTGCGGATTTGCCGCATCCGGCTCTCGGAGAAGGATGTCATGCTGTCGCCCACGGGAGGCTCCCTTTCCGCCCCGCAAGGCGGTTTAGACCAAGCCGACTGGCTGTCGCCGCATCGATGAAGCGCTTCTTCCCGACGCAACGGACCTTGTGCTTGGCGTTGAGCCACATCCTCAGCCGGTACCCGACGTGGGCATCCACGATCTGGTAGGCGTGGCTGACGCTCCCCAGACTGAAGTAGTTCGCCCACCCTGAGACCATCCGGTTCAGGTCGGTTACCACCTCGGCCACGGGTCGCGAGGTACTCCGCCGGTCGGTCGA of the Phycisphaerae bacterium genome contains:
- a CDS encoding group II intron maturase-specific domain-containing protein, coding for HPPSSLPPRGDGRRYQTTHADSCRRTGRTQRICEKVTESTDRRSTSRPVAEVVTDLNRMVSGWANYFSLGSVSHAYQIVDAHVGYRLRMWLNAKHKVRCVGKKRFIDAATASRLGLNRLAGRKGSLPWATA